In the genome of Candidatus Nitrosotenuis sp. DW1, one region contains:
- a CDS encoding type II toxin-antitoxin system HicB family antitoxin — MQPSTVSKKTYQVILDKDENGMIFARCDELHANAEGKTEAEAKNNIKEAIELMVDHLNKDKSFSLKFVHKY, encoded by the coding sequence ATGCAACCTTCTACTGTATCAAAAAAAACCTATCAAGTAATTTTAGATAAAGATGAAAATGGAATGATCTTTGCAAGGTGCGATGAACTTCATGCAAACGCTGAAGGTAAGACCGAAGCCGAAGCAAAAAATAACATCAAAGAAGCAATCGAACTTATGGTGGATCATCTAAACAAGGACAAAAGTTTTAGTCTTAAATTTGTCCACAAGTATTAA
- a CDS encoding protease inhibitor I9 family protein, whose amino-acid sequence MKNKLSVTIFSILLITLMATQPALISASSPNSKANKIQDQYIIVLSDSSDLQNEIGKAKSKGAEILYEYKHAIKGFAVKVQNDQALENIKKIIHPYPT is encoded by the coding sequence TTGAAAAATAAATTATCTGTCACAATATTCTCAATACTTCTTATAACTTTGATGGCAACGCAACCTGCATTGATTAGTGCATCTTCTCCAAATTCAAAAGCCAACAAAATCCAAGACCAATACATTATAGTTCTCTCAGATAGTTCAGATCTTCAAAACGAAATCGGAAAAGCAAAATCTAAAGGTGCTGAAATACTTTATGAATACAAACATGCGATTAAGGGATTTGCAGTCAAGGTACAAAATGATCAAGCGCTTGAGAATATCAAAAAAATAATCCATCCATATCCTACGTAG
- a CDS encoding Cdc6/Cdc18 family protein gives MKRTILLDEVPFNENYLPLQTKCRDKHVDQIVSSLDPIRRGLSPRNIYVYGLPGAGKTATVRSILREHFGDMSVYINCWNNATSHKVMSEFLKQTDPASKIGFVHGRESTSELIKRFEQSKKKFIVCLDEADHLKDHDILYVFARNSCPVILISNHSYTPLKMDGRIKSSLNLQEIEFKNYPAEDITQILRDRIALGLNPNSITDDLVAEIASSCGGDARAGIQILKNAAIDAESKGHESITMDHVKAAAGFARKYRLSYLLGKLNDHQKTIYEIIKQNKSMDSGKLFNEYRRRMNGTVTDRSYRNYMARMVELELVRVISSGRWKKYEIMY, from the coding sequence GTGAAGAGAACAATCTTACTGGATGAGGTCCCGTTCAACGAGAACTATCTCCCCCTTCAAACCAAGTGTAGAGACAAACACGTAGACCAGATTGTGTCGTCCCTCGACCCGATAAGGAGGGGGCTGTCGCCGAGGAACATCTACGTCTACGGGCTGCCGGGAGCCGGCAAGACCGCCACGGTGAGGTCGATCCTAAGGGAGCATTTCGGCGACATGTCGGTCTACATAAACTGCTGGAACAACGCGACGTCCCACAAGGTGATGTCGGAGTTCCTCAAGCAGACGGATCCCGCGTCGAAGATAGGGTTCGTGCACGGGAGGGAGTCTACCAGCGAGCTGATCAAGAGGTTCGAGCAGTCGAAAAAGAAGTTCATAGTCTGTCTCGACGAGGCGGACCACCTGAAGGACCACGACATCCTCTACGTGTTTGCGAGAAACTCCTGCCCTGTGATCCTGATATCAAACCACTCCTACACCCCGCTGAAGATGGACGGGAGGATAAAGAGCAGCCTCAACTTGCAGGAGATAGAGTTCAAGAACTATCCTGCCGAGGACATAACTCAGATCCTGAGGGACAGGATAGCACTGGGCCTCAACCCGAACTCCATAACCGACGATCTCGTCGCGGAGATCGCAAGCTCGTGCGGAGGGGACGCGAGGGCCGGGATACAGATACTGAAGAACGCCGCAATAGACGCGGAGTCGAAGGGACACGAGTCGATAACCATGGACCACGTGAAGGCGGCCGCGGGGTTCGCGAGGAAATACCGCCTGTCGTACCTGCTGGGAAAGCTGAACGACCACCAGAAGACCATCTACGAGATCATAAAGCAGAACAAGTCGATGGACTCCGGGAAACTCTTCAACGAGTACAGGAGACGGATGAACGGGACCGTGACGGACAGGTCGTACAGGAACTACATGGCGAGGATGGTGGAGCTCGAGCTGGTGAGAGTAATCAGTTCCGGAAGGTGGAAAAAGTATGAAATTATGTATTGA
- a CDS encoding type II toxin-antitoxin system HicA family toxin, whose amino-acid sequence MGKIPRVSGNQLIKYLVNKKGFQVSHRKGSHVSLQHDTKHTFTSIPSKNDDLGTGLMLQILDDCGITREEFISDYQSGLLK is encoded by the coding sequence ATGGGCAAGATTCCTCGAGTTTCTGGCAATCAGTTAATCAAATATCTTGTCAATAAAAAGGGATTCCAAGTGTCTCATAGAAAAGGAAGTCACGTTTCTTTACAACATGATACTAAACACACGTTTACATCAATACCATCAAAAAATGATGATCTTGGGACTGGTTTAATGCTACAAATTCTAGATGATTGTGGAATAACTAGAGAAGAATTCATCTCGGATTATCAAAGCGGGCTTTTAAAATGA
- a CDS encoding S8 family serine peptidase, with the protein MNIYKQISFVRGTKTANDDNGHGSHVAGIVAAKDDSNGVVGVAPGARLWAVKVLDRNGSGSLSNVIKGIDYVTANAAQIDVANMSLGGEFTSSSLNSALSKSVAAGVTYVVAAGNSAKDAQTFSPANHPDVIAVSAIVDTDGKCGEFGASTSYGADDTFAIFSNFGSVVDMAAPGVNIYSTYKSGTYATLSGTSMASPHVAGAAALFKASNPLATPTDIRNSLLSNGSNPSTLCNGNGFGYFNGDKDVIPEPLLYVRNY; encoded by the coding sequence TTGAATATCTACAAACAAATTTCATTTGTCCGGGGTACAAAAACAGCAAATGATGACAACGGGCATGGATCACACGTAGCAGGGATTGTTGCTGCTAAAGATGACTCTAACGGTGTTGTGGGTGTGGCTCCAGGAGCAAGACTTTGGGCAGTCAAAGTTCTGGATAGAAACGGTTCTGGCTCTTTATCAAATGTAATTAAAGGAATTGACTATGTCACTGCAAATGCAGCACAAATTGATGTTGCAAACATGAGTCTCGGTGGTGAATTTACGTCATCTTCTCTGAATTCTGCATTAAGTAAATCGGTTGCAGCCGGTGTCACATATGTGGTTGCTGCAGGAAACAGTGCAAAAGATGCTCAAACATTTTCACCTGCAAACCATCCAGACGTGATTGCGGTCTCTGCTATTGTAGATACTGATGGAAAATGTGGGGAATTTGGTGCCTCAACTAGTTATGGTGCAGATGACACATTTGCAATCTTTTCAAACTTTGGCTCTGTAGTTGATATGGCTGCACCTGGAGTAAACATCTATTCTACATACAAATCTGGAACATACGCTACATTAAGCGGTACCAGTATGGCATCACCACACGTGGCTGGAGCTGCAGCGTTATTCAAGGCATCCAATCCCCTGGCTACTCCAACCGATATTAGAAATTCATTGTTATCAAATGGCTCAAACCCATCCACACTTTGTAATGGTAATGGATTTGGTTACTTTAATGGGGACAAGGACGTAATACCAGAACCATTACTTTATGTAAGAAATTATTAA
- a CDS encoding tyrosine-type recombinase/integrase, which produces MSRAQLIYPVEKDLQRQRERFGADPNNKGILSRYYKVRMTQVKPMTVLAEFVRLNEMSRILGKRFEDVSVKDTEDLIYTIDGRDNSDSTKNKYRKVLKSFFRWLKMSPAGQFPPEVQWISLKKVPLITVKESDLITYDEAMSIGEHATNLRDKALFQCKLDAGCRMGEILTVKVGEVQFNEFGAVLNSDGKTGEQPLILTWASKVLAIWLNNHPFRNDPESPLWPILGRDAPHQLSYAAALRNFKKCVKKTGINKRVWPHLLKHVSCSMDSTLGMSDPYRKYKHHWTPNSRMPQVYEHLSKSIISNIQRETLQKQTGLALPASRISEEKINIFKHCNRCEFENPRDAIYCNRCAFPLKEIEQFEKSLEQIKFDAVINKIRDDPEKMEKIISMIG; this is translated from the coding sequence GTGAGCAGAGCACAACTAATCTACCCGGTGGAGAAAGACCTACAGAGACAAAGGGAGAGGTTCGGTGCGGATCCTAACAACAAGGGGATTCTTTCAAGGTACTACAAGGTCCGCATGACCCAGGTGAAACCGATGACCGTCCTCGCGGAGTTCGTCCGGCTAAATGAGATGTCTCGCATTCTGGGCAAAAGGTTCGAGGACGTCTCGGTCAAAGACACGGAGGACCTAATTTACACGATAGACGGGAGGGACAACTCCGACAGCACGAAAAACAAGTACCGCAAGGTTCTCAAGTCCTTCTTCAGGTGGCTCAAGATGTCCCCTGCCGGCCAATTCCCGCCCGAGGTCCAGTGGATAAGTCTCAAAAAGGTGCCGCTGATCACGGTCAAGGAGTCTGATTTGATAACCTATGACGAGGCGATGAGCATAGGAGAGCACGCCACAAACCTCCGTGACAAGGCCCTTTTCCAGTGCAAGCTTGACGCGGGGTGCAGGATGGGTGAAATCCTCACGGTGAAGGTCGGGGAGGTCCAGTTCAACGAGTTCGGCGCGGTCCTCAACTCTGACGGGAAGACGGGTGAGCAGCCCCTCATACTCACATGGGCCTCAAAGGTCCTTGCGATATGGCTCAACAACCACCCGTTCCGCAACGACCCCGAATCCCCGCTATGGCCAATTTTGGGGAGGGATGCACCGCATCAGTTGTCCTATGCGGCAGCGCTCCGCAACTTCAAGAAATGCGTCAAAAAGACCGGAATCAACAAAAGAGTCTGGCCACACCTGTTGAAACACGTCTCATGCTCCATGGACTCGACACTGGGGATGTCTGACCCGTATAGAAAATACAAACATCACTGGACCCCGAACTCCCGGATGCCGCAAGTCTACGAGCACCTTTCAAAATCAATTATCTCAAATATTCAAAGAGAAACTTTGCAAAAACAAACAGGACTGGCATTGCCAGCAAGTAGAATCTCAGAAGAAAAGATCAACATCTTCAAACATTGCAATAGATGCGAGTTTGAAAATCCGAGGGATGCCATTTACTGCAACAGATGCGCCTTTCCATTGAAAGAAATAGAACAGTTCGAAAAATCATTGGAACAAATAAAATTCGACGCAGTGATCAACAAAATCCGTGACGACCCCGAGAAGATGGAAAAGATAATCTCAATGATTGGATAG